A single region of the Prochlorococcus marinus str. MIT 0917 genome encodes:
- a CDS encoding nucleoside 2-deoxyribosyltransferase produces the protein MSNKTLYLASPYGFSDHWRLKLLPEFITKLESMGACVWEPFARNINIDISTPGWPNKVASSNLNDLRQADGLFAIVNGTPPDEGVMVELGVAIALGKPTFLFRDDFRKCTDSDEYPLNLMIFLAIPSDSWNNYYYSSLDEIDCKSKAIYKWLREEI, from the coding sequence TTGTCAAATAAAACACTTTATCTTGCTTCTCCATATGGTTTCTCTGATCATTGGAGGCTGAAGCTTTTACCTGAATTTATTACTAAACTTGAGTCTATGGGGGCATGTGTTTGGGAACCCTTTGCTAGAAATATTAATATTGATATTTCAACTCCTGGTTGGCCTAATAAAGTTGCTTCTTCAAATTTAAATGATTTGAGGCAAGCTGATGGTTTATTTGCAATAGTTAATGGGACGCCTCCTGATGAAGGGGTAATGGTTGAGCTTGGGGTCGCTATAGCATTAGGAAAACCTACATTTCTTTTTAGAGACGACTTTCGTAAATGTACTGACTCTGATGAATACCCGCTTAACCTAATGATTTTCCTGGCGATACCCTCTGATTCATGGAATAATTACTATTATTCTTCTTTAGATGAAATTGATTGTAAAAGTAAGGCGATTTATAAATGGTTAAGAGAAGAGATTTAA
- a CDS encoding NAD(P)/FAD-dependent oxidoreductase, translated as MISDLVIIGGGASGFMGAITAINSGLRSVVILEGTSKVLEKVRISGGGRCNLTNSCCEISNLVNNYPRGEKQLIGLFNRFSTTQAFDWFEKKGLSLKIEKDGRVFPSSDSSEEVVKCLTSVAKRSGVKIFTNSHVKQISKINEGFNLLVKGKNSYETKNVLICTGGHPSGRRLAKSLGHSIVKPVPSLFSFSSSENSLRTCSGITLNVQIKLTVNKKRFTETGPVLITHKGFSGPVILRLSAFGARNLNANKYNGELRINWLCINEDEARLKIDLYKLENGKKLVFNNKPFPKIPRSLWKALLSSLNIDTKLKWSDISKFEKESLVKSLIMKKYLINSRGPFGEEFVTAGGVSLKEINFKTMESKLCKGLFFAGEVLDIDGVTGGFNFQHCWTSGWVAGNSFV; from the coding sequence ATGATTTCAGATCTTGTCATTATTGGTGGTGGAGCCTCTGGTTTTATGGGGGCAATCACAGCTATTAATAGTGGACTTCGATCTGTAGTAATACTAGAAGGTACCTCAAAAGTACTTGAAAAAGTTAGAATTAGTGGTGGTGGTAGATGTAATTTAACTAACTCATGTTGCGAGATCTCAAATTTAGTAAATAATTATCCGAGAGGAGAAAAGCAACTAATAGGTTTATTTAATAGATTTTCTACAACTCAAGCTTTTGATTGGTTTGAAAAAAAAGGACTAAGTCTTAAAATAGAGAAAGATGGCCGAGTATTCCCCAGTTCTGATTCTTCAGAAGAAGTTGTAAAATGTTTGACGTCTGTTGCTAAAAGATCTGGTGTAAAGATATTCACTAATTCTCATGTAAAGCAAATTAGCAAGATAAATGAGGGCTTCAATTTATTAGTTAAAGGAAAGAATTCGTATGAAACAAAAAATGTTTTGATTTGTACTGGGGGGCATCCTAGTGGTCGCAGATTGGCTAAAAGTCTTGGACACTCAATTGTTAAACCTGTGCCATCTCTTTTTTCGTTTTCTTCTTCTGAAAACTCATTAAGAACTTGTTCAGGTATAACTTTGAATGTTCAAATTAAACTTACCGTTAACAAAAAAAGATTTACCGAAACAGGTCCTGTTTTGATTACTCACAAAGGCTTTAGTGGCCCAGTGATTTTAAGGCTCTCTGCATTTGGTGCAAGAAATCTAAACGCAAATAAATACAATGGTGAATTAAGAATAAATTGGCTTTGTATTAATGAGGATGAAGCTAGATTAAAAATTGATTTATATAAATTAGAGAATGGTAAGAAATTAGTATTTAATAATAAACCTTTTCCTAAGATACCTAGAAGCTTATGGAAAGCTCTTCTATCAAGCTTAAATATTGATACCAAATTAAAATGGTCGGATATTTCTAAATTTGAAAAAGAGTCTTTGGTGAAATCTTTAATAATGAAAAAATACTTAATAAATAGTCGTGGTCCTTTTGGTGAGGAATTTGTAACTGCTGGTGGAGTATCACTTAAGGAAATTAATTTTAAAACTATGGAAAGTAAATTATGCAAAGGGCTATTCTTTGCAGGAGAAGTCCTAGATATTGATGGTGTTACTGGCGGTTTTAATTTCCAGCATTGCTGGACAAGTGGATGGGTGGCAGGAAATTCATTTGTTTGA
- a CDS encoding DoxX family protein: MLNSIFYKSVFKNFAFLVLRVFTGSLLIHHGFEKLNDINNFADAFVRPLHLPFPITLSYVAAGSEIGGSWLLILGLGTRLGAAAILGTMSVAIYHAIVTSGFNIYLLELLALYFASAFSIILLGPGMFSADYLIKEILKTRLHFITSIFNNDPSNKLLLPSNSELNKSIKQKKSFEFPFSSFLS; encoded by the coding sequence TTGCTCAATTCAATCTTCTATAAATCAGTATTCAAAAATTTTGCTTTTCTTGTTTTAAGAGTTTTTACTGGATCACTTTTAATACATCATGGATTTGAAAAGCTAAATGATATTAACAATTTTGCTGATGCTTTTGTACGCCCTCTGCACCTACCCTTTCCTATTACACTTTCCTACGTGGCTGCGGGGTCTGAAATCGGTGGAAGCTGGTTGTTGATACTCGGCCTTGGTACAAGATTAGGAGCTGCTGCAATACTTGGGACCATGAGTGTAGCTATCTACCATGCAATCGTTACTTCAGGTTTTAATATTTATTTGTTAGAACTTTTAGCGCTTTACTTTGCGTCTGCTTTCTCGATAATTTTGTTGGGACCAGGTATGTTCTCTGCTGATTATCTAATCAAGGAAATACTTAAAACTAGGCTTCATTTTATTACTTCAATTTTTAATAATGATCCATCAAACAAATTACTATTGCCTTCAAATAGTGAATTAAATAAATCTATAAAACAAAAGAAATCATTTGAATTTCCCTTTTCTAGCTTTTTATCTTGA
- a CDS encoding AI-2E family transporter, with translation MKTTSFLSITALIISVLILWGLREIIILFFAAIIIAMALCTITGKIRVFLKIPRWVSLVLTIISILLISSISIVIIIPQFTSEFQELINQIPSAVSKLWELSINTFFNFAEIIYKDNIPNLSDRTILTNKISMIPDGATLASGVTDSITKLVGLVSNVGIGILQLFFIISVSLMITLQPNSYREVAILLVPSFYRRRARTILLRCGNALSSWMAGVLISSIFVVIITSVGLYLLGIKLVIANALIAGVLNVIPNVGPTISTIFPLSVALLDTPWKAVAVLGLYIVIQNIESYVITPSIMHKQVKLLPGLTITAQFIFTILFGPLGLLLAIPMAVVIQVFVKEIIINDILEKNYFSTRM, from the coding sequence TTGAAAACGACTAGCTTTCTATCTATTACAGCTTTAATTATTTCTGTATTAATTTTATGGGGTTTAAGAGAAATAATCATATTATTTTTTGCTGCAATAATCATAGCCATGGCTCTTTGTACTATTACTGGCAAAATACGAGTTTTTCTTAAAATTCCTAGGTGGGTATCTTTAGTATTAACAATAATTTCCATATTACTAATTTCAAGTATTTCAATAGTAATAATAATCCCGCAATTCACAAGCGAATTTCAAGAATTAATCAATCAAATACCATCAGCGGTAAGCAAACTATGGGAACTTTCAATAAATACCTTTTTCAATTTTGCTGAGATTATATATAAAGATAATATTCCTAATTTATCCGATAGAACAATCTTGACAAATAAGATTAGCATGATTCCAGATGGTGCAACTCTTGCTAGTGGTGTAACAGATAGCATCACAAAATTGGTTGGTTTGGTAAGTAATGTTGGGATAGGAATTCTACAATTGTTCTTTATAATCTCAGTCAGCTTAATGATAACTTTACAGCCTAACTCATACAGAGAGGTTGCTATATTACTAGTGCCATCATTTTATAGAAGAAGAGCAAGAACTATTTTATTAAGATGTGGTAATGCTTTAAGTAGTTGGATGGCTGGAGTTCTAATAAGCTCAATATTTGTAGTAATAATTACTTCTGTTGGACTTTATTTACTAGGAATAAAACTTGTAATAGCAAATGCTTTAATAGCTGGTGTATTAAATGTTATACCAAATGTAGGCCCAACAATAAGTACTATTTTCCCTCTTTCTGTTGCATTGCTAGATACTCCATGGAAAGCAGTTGCTGTTCTTGGCTTATATATAGTAATTCAAAATATAGAGAGCTATGTAATAACTCCCTCAATAATGCACAAGCAAGTCAAGTTACTACCAGGGTTAACAATCACTGCACAATTTATATTCACTATTCTTTTTGGACCACTTGGACTGTTGTTAGCAATTCCAATGGCTGTAGTTATTCAGGTATTTGTTAAAGAAATAATTATTAATGACATATTAGAAAAAAATTATTTTTCAACAAGAATGTAA
- the psb28 gene encoding photosystem II reaction center protein Psb28 → MTESNENVAIQFIKGKSEKNHPEIRLYRNQDGKRGKAVYKFVKPTTITLKNYKLVQKMYLIDSEGELTTKKIDLSISEDHVKELKSTYNWNTEKEFKRFLRFASRHANSLSNN, encoded by the coding sequence ATGACTGAAAGCAATGAGAATGTAGCGATTCAATTTATAAAAGGTAAGAGCGAGAAAAATCATCCTGAAATACGTTTGTATAGGAATCAAGATGGCAAAAGAGGTAAAGCAGTATATAAATTTGTTAAACCTACAACAATTACACTAAAGAATTACAAATTAGTACAGAAAATGTATTTAATAGATTCCGAAGGTGAGCTCACAACTAAAAAAATAGATTTATCTATTTCAGAAGATCATGTAAAGGAACTAAAGTCTACTTATAATTGGAATACAGAAAAAGAATTCAAGAGATTTTTGCGTTTCGCCTCCAGGCATGCAAATTCTCTCTCTAATAATTAA
- the mnmH gene encoding tRNA 2-selenouridine(34) synthase MnmH encodes MSEKPTNKSYPLTDFRNLSSPIVDVRSPSEFCQGHWPGAINIPLFSDIEREIIGKSYKKENRLKAIFNGLKVTLPNIKKLLNRVLQLTTKEEGGNTSLRLYCWRGGMRSSAFAWLARTIGINTYLLEGGYKSYRKWALNQFEADLPIRLIGGKTGTRKTDLLNYINKENIHVIDLEGIANHRGSSFGSLGMKEQPTTQQFENILAESLDEFHKTKAVEIWIEAESSNLGKCRIPNNLYTKMKKAPIIEIIKTKNERVENLVNLYSQNSQTELKDAVNRIKKRLGPQRTKEALIAIEKKEWSKACEAMLDYYDKCYEYELKKTNNINSINLSGLNIKSSLNKILNENLNPL; translated from the coding sequence ATGTCAGAGAAACCTACCAACAAGAGCTACCCCTTAACGGATTTTCGAAATTTAAGCAGTCCAATTGTTGATGTAAGAAGTCCTAGCGAATTTTGTCAAGGTCATTGGCCTGGCGCTATTAACATCCCCTTATTTTCTGATATCGAAAGAGAAATAATTGGTAAAAGCTATAAAAAAGAGAATCGCTTAAAAGCAATATTTAATGGATTAAAAGTAACTCTTCCTAACATTAAAAAACTATTAAATAGAGTCCTTCAATTGACAACAAAAGAAGAAGGGGGAAATACATCATTAAGATTATATTGCTGGAGAGGTGGCATGAGATCTAGTGCCTTTGCCTGGCTTGCACGAACAATTGGTATTAATACATATTTATTAGAGGGTGGATACAAAAGCTATAGAAAATGGGCTTTAAATCAATTTGAGGCTGATTTACCCATAAGACTTATCGGAGGTAAAACAGGCACAAGAAAGACAGATCTACTAAATTACATCAACAAAGAAAATATACATGTAATTGATCTAGAGGGAATTGCCAATCATAGAGGAAGTAGTTTTGGTTCATTAGGGATGAAGGAACAACCTACAACACAACAATTTGAAAATATTCTCGCAGAATCTCTTGATGAGTTTCACAAAACCAAGGCTGTTGAGATATGGATTGAAGCTGAAAGTTCTAATCTAGGAAAATGTCGCATACCAAATAATTTGTATACAAAAATGAAAAAAGCACCAATCATTGAAATAATAAAGACTAAAAATGAACGTGTGGAAAATTTAGTCAATCTTTATAGTCAAAATTCTCAAACTGAATTAAAAGATGCTGTAAATAGAATAAAAAAAAGATTAGGGCCACAAAGAACAAAAGAGGCATTAATTGCTATTGAGAAAAAAGAATGGTCAAAAGCCTGTGAAGCTATGCTTGATTATTATGATAAGTGTTATGAATATGAACTAAAAAAAACAAACAATATAAATTCAATTAATCTTAGTGGACTAAACATAAAATCATCTTTAAATAAAATCTTAAATGAGAACCTTAATCCCTTATAG
- a CDS encoding GUN4 domain-containing protein, producing the protein MTEEKAHPSKESIEDLLKSFKMASERKRLASLSGLEERAEELTSLGASLMSGFDPGICDWTPGFILQLIHKTDENFIKNTLNCDDFSWFEAPSEVGIDYSPLQGYLLNECYEDADRFTSSKLRELAGEKAVKRGYVYFSEVESIPSIDLLTLDKLWIVYSRGKFGFTVQAKILDSLGGRYDKLWPRIGWKKDGIWTRYPKAFDWSIEAPNGHMPLVNQLRGVRLMDALLNHQGFKAKS; encoded by the coding sequence ATGACTGAAGAAAAAGCACATCCAAGTAAGGAGAGCATAGAGGATTTATTGAAGTCTTTTAAGATGGCTTCAGAAAGAAAACGACTTGCGTCTTTAAGTGGTTTAGAAGAAAGGGCTGAAGAGCTTACTAGCCTTGGAGCAAGTTTGATGTCTGGATTTGATCCTGGTATTTGTGACTGGACTCCTGGCTTCATTTTGCAACTCATTCATAAAACTGATGAAAATTTCATAAAAAATACTCTTAATTGCGATGATTTTTCTTGGTTTGAGGCCCCATCAGAAGTTGGTATCGATTATTCACCTCTTCAGGGCTATTTATTAAATGAATGCTATGAGGATGCTGACCGCTTTACAAGTTCAAAACTTAGAGAACTTGCAGGCGAAAAGGCGGTAAAAAGAGGATATGTTTATTTTTCCGAGGTTGAATCAATACCTTCTATTGATTTATTAACTTTGGATAAGCTATGGATTGTTTATTCCAGAGGGAAATTTGGCTTTACTGTTCAAGCAAAAATATTAGATTCATTAGGTGGAAGATATGACAAGCTTTGGCCTCGAATTGGTTGGAAAAAAGATGGAATATGGACTAGATATCCTAAAGCGTTTGATTGGTCAATTGAAGCACCAAATGGTCATATGCCTTTGGTTAATCAACTGAGAGGTGTTCGATTGATGGATGCCTTGCTAAACCATCAAGGATTTAAAGCTAAAAGTTGA
- a CDS encoding ATP-binding protein, which produces MNHYKNWAVFIHPSTLKLASFVETLLEPVKCRETAKKIELGLHEALVNAVVHGNLSNPKKIIRVRRILTPNWFVWQIQDEGLGIVKNKRLSSLPLEIDVNSGRGIYLIHKCFDDVRWSSKGNRLQLSLKK; this is translated from the coding sequence GTGAATCATTATAAAAATTGGGCTGTATTTATTCATCCCTCTACTTTAAAACTAGCATCATTTGTTGAAACTCTTTTAGAACCTGTAAAATGTAGAGAAACAGCAAAAAAGATTGAATTGGGATTGCATGAGGCTCTTGTAAATGCTGTGGTTCACGGAAACTTGTCTAATCCTAAAAAAATTATTCGTGTTAGAAGAATTCTTACTCCTAACTGGTTCGTTTGGCAAATTCAAGATGAAGGATTAGGCATAGTAAAAAATAAAAGGTTGAGTTCTTTACCTTTGGAAATTGATGTTAATAGTGGACGAGGAATTTATTTAATTCATAAGTGTTTTGATGATGTCAGATGGAGTAGTAAAGGTAATAGACTTCAATTATCACTAAAGAAATAA
- a CDS encoding DUF6439 family protein, which translates to MVKKYNYIWPEKVKLLVRELHDEISLNNYNWHEFRGNKKRRSAELIISAISQLINDGEDEEIEDLLNQALLWIREEIKDTGCKSH; encoded by the coding sequence ATGGTAAAAAAATACAACTACATTTGGCCAGAAAAAGTTAAGTTACTTGTTAGGGAGCTCCATGATGAAATCAGTCTTAATAATTACAACTGGCATGAATTTAGGGGAAACAAAAAAAGAAGAAGTGCTGAATTAATTATTTCCGCAATTTCACAATTAATTAATGATGGTGAGGACGAAGAAATAGAAGACTTACTTAATCAAGCCTTATTATGGATAAGAGAAGAAATAAAAGATACAGGATGTAAAAGTCATTAA
- a CDS encoding class I SAM-dependent methyltransferase yields the protein MAAPSLKKFAYHTLQQGKTLAGLAHKELSTKLMEVFAPEAVPGEFPINQELIKEVRRSMENLEIIDWKEAEAGIYPKSQLFEAPWLEWAKKYPLVWLDMPQTWKRRKKNKTREIPRNINEEDYPDYYLQNFHHQTDGYLSEHSAEIYDLQVEILFNGTADSMRRRVLSPLKTGLRKYLTEKSKKVKVLDIATGTGRTLQQIQSALPQVELYGLDLSGSYLKQASKYLSSRSGDLVQLTKGNAEKMPYKSESFQALTCVFLFHELPRDARQNVLNECFRLLEPGGTLVLADSIQIEDSPKFTPIMENFHKIFHEPYYRDYIVDNINLRLEESGFSSITSESHFMTKVWKANKQV from the coding sequence ATGGCAGCGCCAAGCCTTAAAAAATTTGCATATCACACTCTCCAACAAGGAAAAACTCTTGCTGGGTTAGCGCATAAAGAGTTGAGTACAAAGTTAATGGAAGTGTTTGCACCTGAAGCAGTTCCAGGGGAATTCCCAATCAATCAAGAACTAATAAAAGAAGTTAGAAGATCAATGGAAAATCTTGAAATTATTGATTGGAAAGAGGCAGAGGCAGGAATTTACCCAAAATCCCAGCTGTTCGAAGCTCCATGGTTGGAATGGGCAAAGAAATATCCCTTGGTTTGGCTAGATATGCCCCAAACTTGGAAGAGGCGTAAAAAAAATAAAACTAGAGAAATCCCCAGAAATATAAATGAGGAAGATTACCCTGACTACTATTTACAAAATTTTCATCACCAAACAGATGGTTACCTAAGTGAACACTCTGCTGAAATTTATGATTTACAAGTTGAAATTCTTTTCAATGGAACGGCCGACTCTATGAGACGAAGAGTCTTATCTCCTTTGAAAACCGGACTAAGAAAATATTTAACTGAAAAATCAAAGAAAGTAAAAGTTTTAGATATAGCTACAGGAACTGGAAGAACACTCCAGCAAATACAAAGTGCATTACCTCAAGTTGAACTTTATGGTCTTGATTTGTCAGGTTCATATCTAAAGCAAGCAAGTAAATATCTAAGTTCCAGAAGTGGTGATCTTGTTCAACTGACAAAAGGAAATGCAGAAAAAATGCCCTATAAATCGGAGAGTTTTCAAGCATTAACTTGTGTTTTTCTATTTCACGAACTCCCTAGAGATGCGCGCCAAAATGTTTTGAACGAATGCTTTAGATTGTTAGAACCTGGCGGAACACTTGTTCTTGCAGACTCGATTCAAATAGAAGATTCTCCAAAATTCACTCCAATCATGGAAAACTTTCATAAAATATTCCATGAACCATATTATAGAGATTACATAGTTGATAACATAAACCTAAGATTAGAAGAAAGTGGGTTTTCCTCAATAACTTCTGAATCCCATTTCATGACTAAAGTATGGAAGGCAAACAAACAAGTTTGA